From Cygnus olor isolate bCygOlo1 chromosome 7, bCygOlo1.pri.v2, whole genome shotgun sequence, a single genomic window includes:
- the LOC121072923 gene encoding beta-microseminoprotein-like, with translation MKSFLAFLLAMGIVTLGDAYCFTKINKPGESDKGCVLDGKVYPFGHISRTDDCFRCSCTQNQISCCSLFHTPVGYDKEKCKIVFNKRSCNYDVVEKNDPTKECVVHSRVG, from the exons ATG AAAAGCTTTCTCGCCTTCCTTCTTGCAATGGGCATCGTGACACTGGGTGATGCATActgctttacaaaaataaacaagccaGGGGAGTCTGACAAAG GCTGTGTCCTGGATGGAAAAGTGTACCCCTTTGGACATATCTCAAGGACAGATGATTGCTTCCGATGCAGCTGCACCCAAAACCAAATATCTTGCTGCTCCCT CTTTCATACTCCTGTTGgttatgacaaagaaaaatgtaaaatcgTTTTCAACAAGAGAAGCTGCAACTATGATGTTGTGGAGAAGAATGACCCCACCAAGGAGTGCGTTGTCCACAGTCGTGTGGGTTAA
- the LOC121072922 gene encoding beta-microseminoprotein-like, with translation MKTFLACLLVLSASVAVSNAACYFQPLKPVNPGDEIKGCYDSKGELHEFGSEWKTADCLECSCSRGGIGCCSTYSTPVDYDEEKCVSIFNKETCTYEVVEKNDHSKTCPVYGMVG, from the exons ATG AAAACCTTCTTGGCCTGCcttcttgttctttctgctAGCGTGGCAGTGTCCAATGCTGCTTGTTACTTTCAACCATTGAAGCCAGTGAATCCTGGTGATGAGATCAAAG GCTGCTATGACTCAAAGGGAGAGCTGCATGAATTTGGTTCCGAGTGGAAGACTGCGGACTGCCTTGAGTGCTCCTGTTCCAGGGGTGGAATCGGCTGCTGCTCCAC CTATTCAACACCAGTTGATTATGATGAAGAGAAATGTGTAAGCATTTTCAACAAGGAGACCTGCACTTATGAAGTAGTGGAGAAAAACGATCACTCAAAGACATGCCCGGTATACGGGATGGTGGGCTAA
- the ELOB gene encoding elongin-B, which yields MDVYLMIRRHKTTIFTEAKETTTVHELKKVVEGILKRPPEEQRLYKDDQLLDDDDRTLLDCGLSSQNCRPHIPATVGLALFRPGSGSFEPLRIDPFSSTSELPDVVKSQDSGSSSSEQALR from the coding sequence ATGGATGTCTACCTGATGATTCGACGTCACAAGACGACAATCTTCACTGAGGCCAAAGAGACAACAACTGTGCATGAGTTGAAAAAGGTGGTGGAGGGAATACTGAAGAGGCCACCGGAGGAGCAGAGGCTCTACAAAGATGACCAGCTGCTGGATGATGATGACAGAACTTTGCTAGACTGTGGCTTAAGCAGCCAAAACTGCCGTCCTCATATTCCTGCCACAGTGGGCTTAGCTTTATTCAGACCTGGTAGTGGCTCCTTTGAGCCACTGCGCATTGACCCCTTCTCAAGCACCTCAGAGCTACCTGATGTTGTGAAGTCACAAGACTCTGGTAGCAGCTCCAGTGAGCAAGCCTTGCGTTAA